A window from Salinigranum halophilum encodes these proteins:
- a CDS encoding DUF1405 domain-containing protein, whose protein sequence is MATARRRLVELFDGDGLPAPADLPRWLAPLPRSVENLGLNLVPLVVLTNLVGTAFGFWYYRFQFSIEPTVMWPLVPDSPVATLFIALAFGAWYLGRPNEYLNALAFFGCLKLGAWTPYVLLVFKQDFSYLHPAMYNFLFWSHLAMVVEAFVIHRFSAFPVKAVLVALVWYGVNDLVDYFVPVVGTPHHTLIPAEPIVDGVVQHVSPAHELAAAGAVVLTLTATFLALSTRVKLLEAAR, encoded by the coding sequence ATGGCCACGGCTCGACGTCGCCTCGTCGAACTGTTCGACGGCGACGGACTCCCCGCGCCCGCGGACCTCCCCCGGTGGCTCGCTCCCCTCCCCCGGTCGGTGGAGAACCTCGGGCTCAACCTCGTCCCGCTCGTCGTGCTCACCAACCTCGTCGGGACGGCGTTCGGCTTCTGGTACTACCGCTTTCAGTTCTCGATCGAACCGACGGTGATGTGGCCGCTCGTCCCCGACTCGCCGGTCGCGACGCTGTTCATCGCGCTCGCGTTCGGCGCGTGGTATCTCGGCCGGCCTAACGAGTATCTCAACGCGCTGGCCTTCTTCGGCTGTCTCAAACTCGGCGCGTGGACGCCGTACGTGCTCCTCGTCTTCAAGCAGGACTTCTCGTACCTCCACCCGGCGATGTACAACTTCCTCTTCTGGAGCCACCTCGCCATGGTCGTCGAGGCGTTCGTCATCCACCGGTTCTCTGCCTTCCCGGTCAAGGCGGTGCTCGTCGCTCTCGTCTGGTACGGCGTCAACGACCTCGTGGACTACTTCGTCCCCGTCGTCGGGACCCCACACCACACGCTCATTCCGGCCGAACCCATCGTCGACGGCGTCGTCCAGCACGTCTCGCCAGCGCACGAACTCGCCGCCGCCGGTGCCGTCGTGCTGACGCTCACCGCGACGTTCCTCGCGCTGTCGACACGGGTGAAACTGCTCGAAGCGGCGCGCTGA